From the genome of Trichosurus vulpecula isolate mTriVul1 chromosome 6, mTriVul1.pri, whole genome shotgun sequence:
AGTTAGGGGAGAAGGAAGGCCTACCCAATGAATCAGGGGAGACTGAATCACAGATTGTTAGAGCTGCAATGGTTCTTAGTGACTGTCTCATTCAAGGGTCAGCAAACCATGGTCTTTTGGGGCCTGTTTGTCTATGACCAGTCAACTAaggtttttttacattttaaaagttttactgTATTTAAAACTGTAAAACCCATTCTTAACTCATGGGCCCCCAAAACTGTTTTTACTTGATGTTCCTCGGGCTGTACTTGGCCAGCCACtttagttttgttgttcagtcctgttgATAACTATATATCAGGTATATAGCTAATTGAATGTTATGAGCCCCCCTACCCCGCgccacacccccccccccttcatACTGTGGCCATACTGTccactgggttttcttggcaaaatggtttgccattttagtggattaaggcaaatgaaggttaaatgacttgcccagagtcacaaagctagtgtctgaggccatatttgaactcaggtctttccggactccaggtccagtgccagTCCACTTTAccaatagagaaactgaggccctgaaaggAAGTCTCACCATGTAACGTGTGTGTGGCAAGTGTGTGGCATATTTGGAAATTGCATAGGAAGCCAGGTCCCCCTAACTCCATAATCAGATCTCTTTCCACCCCATCTGCATAGCCTTGGTCAAGAATCAGAATCTGTCTACCATTGAGGGAGGGGGTCAGGCCTCCTCAAGGAGGCATAGACTATTTGACAATAGTCAAAACTCAAAGAATCTCAAGGTCAGTAAGCCCAGTGGTTGAGGCCATGAGGGAGAGCTGAAGGACAAGGGCCAGGTGGGCCAGGGTACCAAGCAAAGTGGTGGTTGTCTTCTCAAGTTCATGCCAAACCATTCATTAGGGGATAGCCCTAGTCACCAAATCCTAGCCACCTATCCCACTATCAGTTGGGTAGGGCAAGGGGCCTCTAACCTAATTCATCTTTGTCGCTGTTTactcagtcatatctgactcttcatgaccctgttcagaattttcttggcaaagatactggaatcatttgccatttccttctccagttcattttatagatgaagaagcaaggcaaaaacagtattaagtgatttggccagggtcacacagctattaggtgtCTAAGattggaattgaactcaggtccagactccaggcccagcactgtatctaccatgccacctaactgccccatacCAATTCATCGAGTGCCCCTCAAATGAGATCTAATCAGAAGATTCCGAGATCTAAGCAGAAATtgcagacaaactgagacttagaaaggccaaggtcacctacTGCATCCTGGTCTATCACCATtggtcttgacctttgtcttgccaatggacttcgatgactctaggagagagtgaggctgaagatgCTGGGTGGCTCTGCCCCACTCATATCCACAAAGTGTTCACACTTGTGATGTCATctgtcctcttcgagaatgaaggatgaacagcaatcAGAAGTTGTCTTTGATTTTACAAGGTACTACTAAGCATATCTGTGCCCTCTGTGCTGGGCTTTCAAAAATCAGAAGGCGAAGAGAAGGCTCACTACCCCATAAATGAAATTGATTGGGGAATTCCCCTTACACAATTTTTATAGGATAAGTGCATCAGAGAGGTTCAAAGAGGTATCACCTTGGGTGAGGGAAGGAGACTgttgacattccctgttctaatcTCCCTCCCAGCTTCCACATTTTAGCAATGTGCTTCCCAGAATCATAATAAAGGCTCTTGAACAGCATAGGGACTTAATTAACATTTGTTGCAATTAGATATTTCAAAGAGCTGTGATTTTGTTCATGCATGTACTCCTTCCATTGACGGACTGTTACTCCTCTACAATTTGGTATAAACAGTTCTCCAGAACTGATTTGTCTATCCAGCTGTGCCGGTTACCACTGGTATCAGTCTTTCCAGTTATGTCCATGAAAGGACATATGCTATGTGCACAGCAAGGATCAGCCTGTGGCTTAGACCCATGCCCCTTCCCTGGACCAGGgaagtggaaaggaaaggaaagaggaagacagaaaggaataaacattcacatagtacctactatgtgccaggcactaggctgaGTACTTCACAagtatctcatctgattcttGCAATAACACTTCGAGGTAGGTCTAAAaatccattttataggtggggaaaccaaagcaaacagaggttaagtgacttgtccagggtcacacaactagtaagtgtctgaggctggatttgaacttcctcATTCCTGGCCctgtctctatccactgtgccatctagctgctcctagCTATAAAAGTCATTTGGCGCAGGATACTAGAAACACTGGACAATGGAGGCCACGGTAGCAGGAAGTGAGGGCCGCATGCCAGAAATAGGTTCTTCTGCCCCAGCAGCAGGGCATATCTTTATTGGTAAAAAACAGGAGATagacttgtgaaaatcaatccaTCTGGCTATGTCCACAGGAAGGGCAATCTGCCCATGGCTATGAAGTCAGTATGTCCAGCTATATCCTTGGGCAGGAAGGAGGTCGTTCATTGTGTTTGGCCAGGTCTGGACCACTGTCTACTGGGGCCTCCCTGCCTTGAGCGGCTATAGGGACCATTAGGCACATGACGCGGGACACGTCGCATTACCAGATTGTGGCGCTGTCCATAGTGAGGAAGAGATTGGGCAAGAGGCCTGGGACCAGGTGTGGAATCCAATgctatattaaataaaaaaaaggcaTGAGGGGTCACAAGCCATTGGCTTGGTCACTTACCTCCATTttgagaccttggacaagaaGTCTTTTGGCCCTGCCAGGGTAGGGCccttttcttatctacaaaaaaTGGATCGATCTGACACACCTAGCTACCCAGGCCCCTCCCAGTGGTGTTAGGTGGGTCAGAAAAGGAAGATTAAGGCTGTTACTGTTTCAGAGCCCAGTTCTGcatggaagaaaaggagaaggtcaCTCTTCTACCTTCCAGGGGCCAGATGGGGACCCTGTTTCCAtggcttggggagggagagaaagaaatcacACTTACCGGCATGAGGAGGTAAAGGATCACCGAAGGCTATATAGTTGAGGGGAGAGTAGCCAGGCAGGACAGGATTATCTGAGAAAAAGCAGCTGTCTTGCGGAAGGACTTGAGGTGAAGGGAGGGGTAAATGTAGGGGCAAAGGCAGGAATTGGGCCGGAGGCTGGAACTGGGGCTGGAGCTGCCTATCCAGCCAGGTCAGAGGCCTTTCAGTCTCTCCAGCTACTGGCTCAAAGGAAGGAGGCCTCTTAGTCCTCTGAGATGAACATCTCCGGGATGCAGGCTCCTTAGCCCTATGCACTGGCTGCTCTAAGAAGGACCACTCCAGTGACTGGTGATTCCCACAATGAGGTTCCTCGGCTGCTGGAGGTAGATGTCTCCAGGGCGGCAAAGTCCTCTCAGATGGCTGGGCTGGATGCCTCCAGAATGAAGTTCCCTTGGACCTTTGGCCTGGATATTCTAGGGACGACTGCTCCTCATTCCACTCTCCTGAAATGGGGGAGTCAGTTCAGACAGGGATAGAGAAATCCCCTggattcccctcctccccatctctgttCCAAACTTCCTTCACTTGGCTCAAGTCCCCTAGCTTTTCATACTGACTtgcctttctctccccccacctacATCTTGGGTCTTAGGTTACCTCCTCATTTTAACTgtcaaattcaatggcctttatTTTAGTCCTTTCTGACCTATGTGCTTTTGACCCTGTTGATCACTCCTTCTGGATAGTCCTAAATCTATATTATATCCCACTCTAATCTCTCTCCAGATTCTAGCACCACATTCCCAACTTCTTGGTAGGCACCTCTATCCCGACAGTTCACCACTATGCCCCTCTCAGTCTAGCCTCGGAGCCACCTttcactcttctctttccttcacaaTCAATCAGCTGTCAAATCCTGTCAATTCAACCTCCGTGTAACTTCTCTTTCcagtccctcctctcctctccatttaaCAATTACTGTCctacttcaggccctcatcacctctcacctggataaCATTACAACTGACATCCTTGACTTTACAGATCTTTTGCACAAGTATTAACACAGCTGTATCTAGGTCTTCTATCCCCACTTGACTGGAAGCTTCACGAGGGTAGAGTCTGACTCTCCATGGCTAGGGTATCCTTCTTAATGCCCAGCCCAGactacagttatctcttccacatcacaactttgtCCATCGAAGTTCtgatatattgtgggttggcataagaaattaaatgggaattgcTAGGGGAATTTTGCGGAAGCCTCAGATGACACATGAGGGTCAGCAGATGACACAGCcaatgaccaaatacttaatgcaaattttacaataaggtactgtaaacaccccataaaagaaaaagaaaaaaattaatcttctctggtacaaagggaaggccaaaaagtTTTATGAAGATTTTTCGGATGGTGGGGATGTTGCACCCCTGACCCCcttgatgtggaaaggataactgtactaTTAGGGATCCAGTAGAGACATGGTGTGTGCTAGAAAGAAAGGctgaattctggttctgccatttgctacctttgtgactgagaaaaatcccttcccttctaaatctaaatctttGGATCTCGCACATCAAGGTTGATACATTGTCTCATGACATCTCATTTCTTACGAAGAAATGGACTCATTCCTTCTGTTCTGGAGGCACTTtaatcctcccctccctcccaccattcTGAGGAGGTAGCTCACCAAAAGGGATGCTCCGGCGGGGAGCCTCCACCCCCCAGGCCTCAGCCACATGGGCCAGCAACAGCTGTGAGACGTGGCGGTGGGCATGCTGGTCCCAGTGGATGCCATCCAAACGCCGATGCTGAACTGCATGTCGGAAGTGGAAATGCAGGTCGAGCACATCGAAGCGGTGCCCATCTGCCAGCATGGAACAGTAGAAGTTTGCTTCCAACACATCCGCACGCAGAGAGCCCGTCGCTGACTGCAGCTGAGGAATGCACAACAGACTCAGGTCCCTCTTCTCCCCAAAGGCAGGGCTGGCATGGCATAGACACGGATATGAGGAGGAGTGAGGAGAATCTCTGCCATCTCACCTCTGGCAGCAGAAAACCTCCTGTAAGGCGTTCGCCCAGTGGCATGGCCAGGGTCCAGACTAGAAGGCAGGAGGCAGGCAGCACTTGTTCCATTCTTTCAAATAAACATTCCAAGTTTTCCTGGTAACTTCTGATGGCATCACCACCATACCTAGAGACCAAGATACACGTGTATGGGAAGATTCAGTTTTAGGAAGGATCAGGGTGTATATGGGAGGGCACTCCCTATAGGGAACACTTAGTTATCCAAATCTGCCCAACATCTGCAAATGTCACAGAAACAAAAAGATGACAGGTCAAGAGGTTTGTATTTGAATCCCAGAGACCaggggatgggaaaggggaagaaggcagCCTCAGTGCCTGtctacctctttctcttctcacctGGAGAGGTCCCAGAGGCAGGAGTTTATGATAACCAGATCAGGAGATGGCCCATGCTCTAACTCGGCCAAGACATCCTCCACATAAGCTGAGTAGACACGGGTGAGAAAATAGAATCGTAGGAGGTGGTGGCCTGAACTGGACAGGAACTGGCGGACCTCGCGATAATGAGTCCCATTGTGTAGCTCACCCAGCTGTCCCCCTGCTACCAGCCGGTCCTGCTCGAAGCTCAGCTCGCCCTAATCCAGACATAGATCCGTCAGCCGTACCACACCTGGTCACCCTTTCTCCCCTTATCTCCTGTAGGATCCCCCACTCATACCAGCCAGCCCCGGGGCAGACAGTGGCATAATTCCTTTGGATATGAGACACACTGGTCAATATCCCTACAAACAAGGCCATTGATCCCCTTGAAAAGACTtcacaccccactcccccacacacacacaccccttgccCAGGATTTTCCTCTCCCCAGGCTGTTCCCTCCAAATCCAGGGGCCTTGGGTCAATCCTTCCTTCCCCGGGGATAACCCTTCACCTTGGCCTTGAGCTGGGCTTCTGTCAGTAGGGAGTCTTTCTGCAACAGAAGTACCAGGTCCTTGTACACAGCCCTCTGGACTGGGGAGAGACATGGCGGAGGAGGCGGGGCTGAGGCAGAGCCCCACACCCTAGAGCCTTCCTCCCCCAGCCCCTCTCCTTGGGGGAGTGAAGGCCACAGATAAGGGCAGATACACTGAGAACAGTGGAGGCCCAGAAGTACGGGGCACAGGCTGGCAGATAGACTTAGGAGGAGTATTGGGGATGCAGCCAAGGGCAGATGGGGGCGGAGGGAAGgtggagaggcagagaaaaggtCCTCAAACTCACTGGAGTCTCCCAGGACAACCACAAACTTGTTGTGCAGCAGCTGCCGGACCTCTGACGACGAGAAATGAACCATGGTGCCTGAGAGTGACAGATAACCAGGCTGGCAGGGGCTGGGGGCAATTGGCTGAGCTCAGCTGGTTTgaaggaggtgagggaggagtgGCTGAGCAGGCTCCTCAGATCTAGAAGAGGAAGGGGGGCTGGTACCAGTGGGGCGGAAGGGTAGAGTCTTAGCTTCTGCACCTCCCAGGGGAGAAGGGGGGATGGGGAGTTGCTTCAGGACCCAAGGGGAATGGAGGGGGGGAGTAGGGGTGTGCCAGAGAGAATTAGACCTTGAGGCTAAGTTCAGCTTTGAGCTCCCTTGCCTTATTGCGGGCTCAGTTTCCCTTTCCGGGGGTGGGTTGCGGTATAAGGGACTTTACCATTGTAATACTTGGTATTACCAATACATGGTAAGATCTCAGTTTCGATTTTCTGACCACCCCTGGCACTTACCGACTTGGAGCTCCTGCTTCACTCGGTCCGTAGCCCTCGGAAGAGTCCGTGCCCCACGTGCTTGGGATGCCCCAGC
Proteins encoded in this window:
- the PCED1A gene encoding PC-esterase domain-containing protein 1A, coding for MVHFSSSEVRQLLHNKFVVVLGDSIQRAVYKDLVLLLQKDSLLTEAQLKAKGELSFEQDRLVAGGQLGELHNGTHYREVRQFLSSSGHHLLRFYFLTRVYSAYVEDVLAELEHGPSPDLVIINSCLWDLSRYGGDAIRSYQENLECLFERMEQVLPASCLLVWTLAMPLGERLTGGFLLPELQSATGSLRADVLEANFYCSMLADGHRFDVLDLHFHFRHAVQHRRLDGIHWDQHAHRHVSQLLLAHVAEAWGVEAPRRSIPFGEWNEEQSSLEYPGQRSKGTSFWRHPAQPSERTLPPWRHLPPAAEEPHCGNHQSLEWSFLEQPVHRAKEPASRRCSSQRTKRPPSFEPVAGETERPLTWLDRQLQPQFQPPAQFLPLPLHLPLPSPQVLPQDSCFFSDNPVLPGYSPLNYIAFGDPLPPHAALDSTPGPRPLAQSLPHYGQRHNLVMRRVPRHVPNGPYSRSRQGGPSRQWSRPGQTQ